The Borreliella andersonii genome has a segment encoding these proteins:
- the metK gene encoding methionine adenosyltransferase: MNNIIAANQTLTSEAVSEGHPDKIADQISDAILDEILKEDKNAKVACEVIIAQNLVVIAGEINSPAKKSIDIKEIAKNIIKDIGYTNIDYGLDYKTITVIDAIGNQSRDIINAIEKKGSNALGAGDQGIIFGYACDETKNFLPAPYELANSILKKASNLRKSGAIKWLRPDSKSQVTIEYDKNRNPVKIKNIIVSHQHHPNISQKLIQQTIIEEIIKPTIQNKSMLDENTTYCINPSGNFVIGGPTGDTGLTGRKIIADSYGGFARHGGGAYSGKDATKVDRSAAYMARYIAKNMVAAGISKEFELQLAYAIGIENPISIQITAGINDPKYAKKILNFIVNNFDLTPNGIIEKLKLKQPIYLKTCTYGHFGKNEFEWEKLDFVKKIQTALKK, translated from the coding sequence ATGAATAATATAATAGCAGCGAACCAAACTTTAACTTCTGAGGCTGTATCTGAAGGACATCCAGATAAAATTGCAGATCAAATCTCCGATGCTATCCTTGATGAAATATTAAAAGAAGATAAAAATGCAAAAGTAGCTTGTGAGGTCATAATTGCACAAAATTTAGTAGTAATAGCAGGAGAAATAAATAGTCCTGCAAAAAAAAGCATAGATATCAAAGAGATTGCTAAGAATATCATCAAAGATATAGGGTATACAAATATTGATTATGGGCTTGATTACAAAACAATAACAGTAATAGACGCTATTGGCAATCAATCGCGTGACATTATAAACGCAATTGAAAAAAAAGGATCCAATGCACTTGGAGCAGGTGATCAGGGAATAATATTTGGATATGCCTGCGATGAAACAAAAAATTTTTTACCTGCTCCTTATGAACTAGCCAATTCAATTCTAAAAAAAGCTAGTAATCTTAGAAAATCAGGAGCAATAAAATGGTTAAGGCCCGACTCAAAATCTCAAGTTACTATAGAATACGATAAAAACAGAAACCCTGTAAAAATCAAAAATATTATAGTCTCTCATCAACACCATCCAAATATCTCCCAAAAACTAATACAACAAACAATAATTGAGGAAATTATCAAACCCACTATTCAAAACAAATCAATGCTTGATGAAAATACTACTTATTGCATTAATCCTTCTGGAAATTTTGTAATTGGGGGGCCTACTGGAGATACTGGTCTTACGGGAAGAAAAATTATTGCAGATAGTTATGGGGGATTTGCAAGGCACGGGGGAGGGGCATACAGCGGAAAAGATGCCACAAAAGTAGATAGATCAGCTGCTTACATGGCAAGATATATCGCAAAAAATATGGTAGCAGCCGGAATTTCTAAAGAATTTGAACTACAGCTTGCATATGCAATTGGAATTGAAAACCCAATATCTATTCAAATAACTGCAGGAATAAATGATCCTAAATATGCAAAAAAAATATTAAATTTTATTGTTAATAACTTCGATTTAACTCCCAATGGTATAATTGAAAAACTAAAACTAAAACAACCTATATATCTTAAAACTTGCACTTATGGTCATTTTGGGAAAAATGAATTTGAATGGGAAAAATTAGATTTTGTAAAAAAAATACAAACAGCGTTAAAAAAATGA
- a CDS encoding S-ribosylhomocysteine lyase, which produces MKKITSFTIDHTKLNPGIYVSRKDTFENVIFTTIDIRIKAPNIEPIIENAAIHTIEHIGANLLRNNEVWAEKIVYFGPMGCRTGFYLIIFGDYESKDLIDLVSWLFSKIVNFSEPIPGASDKECGNYKEHNLDMAKYESSKYLQILNNIKEENLKYP; this is translated from the coding sequence ATGAAAAAAATAACAAGCTTTACAATAGACCACACAAAACTCAACCCCGGAATATATGTCTCAAGAAAAGATACTTTTGAAAATGTAATATTTACTACAATAGACATTAGAATCAAAGCTCCAAACATCGAACCAATAATTGAAAACGCAGCAATACATACAATAGAGCACATAGGAGCTAATTTGCTTAGAAATAATGAAGTTTGGGCCGAAAAAATAGTATATTTTGGTCCTATGGGATGTAGAACTGGCTTTTACTTAATAATTTTTGGAGACTATGAAAGTAAAGATCTTATTGACTTAGTATCATGGCTTTTTTCCAAAATCGTAAATTTTTCAGAACCTATTCCAGGAGCAAGTGATAAGGAATGCGGAAACTATAAAGAACATAACCTTGATATGGCTAAATATGAATCTTCTAAATATCTACAAATATTAAACAATATCAAAGAAGAAAATTTAAAATATCCTTAA
- a CDS encoding HIT family protein, giving the protein MYDCVFCKIVNKELPSYKVYEDDLVFAFLDINPLTVGHTLVIPKEHSENLLNMDDKFNERVLRVCKKISNALKRINSSIYSGINIYSALGAGAGQEIFHTHFHVIPRFKNDEFGFKRGNKLNLEVEKFKELSMRISMNI; this is encoded by the coding sequence ATGTATGATTGTGTTTTTTGTAAAATAGTAAACAAAGAGCTTCCTAGTTATAAAGTTTATGAGGATGATTTAGTGTTTGCATTTTTGGATATTAACCCTTTAACTGTTGGGCATACTCTTGTTATTCCCAAGGAACATAGTGAGAATTTATTGAACATGGATGATAAATTTAACGAGAGAGTTTTAAGGGTGTGTAAAAAAATTTCAAATGCTTTAAAGAGAATAAACTCAAGCATTTATAGCGGAATAAATATATATTCTGCTTTGGGGGCTGGTGCAGGGCAAGAGATTTTTCATACGCATTTTCATGTAATTCCAAGATTTAAAAACGATGAGTTTGGTTTTAAGAGAGGCAATAAGCTCAATCTTGAAGTTGAAAAATTTAAAGAGTTGTCTATGCGAATAAGTATGAATATTTAA
- the mgtE gene encoding magnesium transporter: MIDIDELRIFLKEKSYSKIREKFLKYDSFDIAEALKRLNGSELILLYRFLPKKIAVETFSNFDQSTKNKLANSFTNKEISEMIDELNLDDVIDLLEEVPANVVQRFLASSTEENREIINKFLSYSDDSAGSIVTIEYVELKEDFTVGKALDYIRRVAKTKEDIYTYYITDDEKHLKGVIKIEDLILAKDDVILSSIMRSSGFYIVGVNDEKEDVALLFQKHDITSVPVVDNEGRMIGVIIIDDILEVIQSVNTEDFQMIAAVKPLDTSYLDTSILVMTKNRIIWLLVLMVSSTFTATIISNYQNLMLSLVVLASFIPLLMDTSGNAGSQASALIIRELALGTVKVKDFFKVFLKEICVSILVGAILAGVNFLRIVFFVTPHHSDKLKIAFVVSSCLMVSLTVAKILGGLLPIVAKILKLDPALMAGPLITTIADAITLIAYFNIAKWVLVGYVV; this comes from the coding sequence ATGATAGATATTGATGAATTGAGAATTTTTCTTAAAGAGAAGAGTTATTCTAAAATTAGAGAAAAATTTTTAAAGTATGATTCTTTTGATATTGCTGAGGCTCTTAAAAGGCTTAATGGATCTGAATTGATTTTGCTCTACAGATTTTTGCCCAAAAAAATAGCAGTTGAAACTTTTTCTAATTTTGACCAATCTACAAAAAATAAATTAGCAAATTCTTTTACCAATAAAGAAATAAGTGAAATGATTGATGAGCTGAATCTTGATGATGTTATTGACCTTTTAGAAGAGGTTCCTGCAAATGTTGTTCAGAGATTTTTGGCAAGTTCTACAGAGGAAAATAGAGAAATTATTAATAAATTTTTGTCTTACAGTGATGACTCTGCAGGTTCGATAGTGACAATTGAGTATGTTGAGCTTAAAGAAGATTTCACAGTTGGTAAAGCTCTTGATTATATTAGAAGGGTAGCTAAGACCAAAGAAGACATTTACACTTATTATATTACAGATGATGAAAAGCATTTAAAAGGAGTTATAAAAATTGAAGATTTGATATTAGCTAAAGATGATGTTATTCTTTCATCAATAATGAGAAGTAGTGGGTTTTATATTGTGGGGGTTAATGATGAGAAAGAAGATGTTGCACTTCTTTTTCAAAAACATGATATTACTAGTGTTCCTGTTGTTGATAATGAAGGGAGAATGATAGGGGTTATTATTATCGATGACATTTTAGAGGTTATTCAATCTGTAAATACTGAAGATTTTCAAATGATTGCGGCCGTTAAGCCCCTAGATACATCTTATCTTGATACTTCTATTTTAGTTATGACAAAAAATAGGATAATTTGGCTTTTAGTTCTTATGGTATCTTCTACTTTTACAGCTACAATCATTTCAAATTATCAGAATTTAATGTTGTCTTTAGTGGTTTTAGCCAGTTTTATTCCCCTTTTAATGGATACTTCAGGCAATGCCGGCTCTCAGGCATCTGCGTTAATAATTCGTGAGCTTGCTCTGGGTACTGTTAAGGTAAAAGATTTTTTTAAAGTTTTTTTAAAGGAAATATGTGTTAGTATTCTAGTGGGAGCAATTCTTGCTGGTGTTAATTTTTTAAGAATTGTATTTTTTGTAACTCCACACCATTCTGATAAGCTGAAAATAGCTTTTGTAGTTTCATCTTGTTTGATGGTAAGTTTGACAGTAGCAAAGATATTGGGAGGTCTTTTGCCCATTGTTGCTAAAATTTTAAAGTTGGATCCAGCACTTATGGCAGGACCTTTAATAACTACGATTGCAGATGCTATTACTTTAATAGCTTATTTTAATATAGCAAAGTGGGTTTTAGTTGGTTATGTTGTTTAA
- a CDS encoding trehalase family glycosidase: MNKKMFPKIYYYDQDFIDIYNKSLSWIQDKVILQKVSDRCKKDKNYYSENCDYIDQMQACMSSFFLVYSNGEYSSTSAIDKFYQLQEESGAIRARYDNNNAIIDLDENEENIGFPIFAWAEYNLYHKTGNKKRISEVLPILDKYYKWIEKKFLKENGLYSIDVNKIFYKNSPRVDAYYPIDFNSLQVHSAYCISKLADILNDKNLSLEYKKRFFSLKVKINSLMWSEKDGFYYDLDVNENILGIKTIVGFFPMLSEIPSEDRIERMIFYLKSTNHFGTPNPFPTLSVSEPGFSEDGNGYYGSVYTYMNFFVIKGLEYCGRANIAREFTIRHLYYILDTLMPFNKIKGHIWEAYKPMQEGPAYFDSNKKTYTEKGLICYLALFSISLMIENIIGLTISLPDKTVYWNIPTLEIMGIESLSLKKNQTTIICNKGKRGWEIKMESEKLYYFTINILNKKEKTLPIPSGRCSMLLDKL, encoded by the coding sequence TTGAATAAAAAAATGTTTCCCAAAATTTACTATTATGATCAAGACTTTATTGATATTTATAATAAAAGTTTATCTTGGATTCAAGACAAGGTTATTTTACAAAAAGTTTCCGATAGATGTAAAAAAGATAAAAATTATTATTCGGAAAATTGTGATTATATAGATCAGATGCAAGCTTGTATGTCAAGCTTTTTTCTTGTTTATAGTAATGGGGAATATTCATCTACATCTGCAATTGATAAATTTTATCAATTGCAGGAAGAATCTGGTGCAATCAGAGCTAGGTATGACAATAACAATGCTATTATTGATCTTGATGAGAATGAAGAGAATATTGGATTTCCTATTTTTGCATGGGCTGAATATAACTTATATCATAAGACAGGAAATAAAAAAAGAATTTCTGAAGTTTTGCCAATTCTTGATAAGTATTATAAATGGATAGAGAAAAAATTTTTAAAAGAAAATGGTCTTTATTCAATTGATGTAAATAAAATTTTTTATAAAAATTCTCCAAGAGTAGATGCATACTATCCTATAGATTTTAATTCATTACAAGTTCATAGTGCATATTGTATTTCTAAATTGGCAGATATTTTAAATGATAAAAATTTATCGCTTGAATACAAAAAACGATTTTTTTCCCTTAAGGTCAAAATTAATTCGTTAATGTGGAGCGAAAAAGATGGATTTTATTATGATCTTGATGTTAATGAAAATATTCTTGGAATTAAGACAATAGTAGGGTTTTTTCCAATGCTTTCCGAGATTCCTAGTGAGGACAGAATAGAAAGAATGATTTTTTATTTAAAAAGCACTAATCATTTTGGGACTCCAAATCCTTTCCCAACGCTTTCTGTTAGTGAGCCAGGTTTTAGCGAGGATGGCAATGGATATTATGGCTCAGTATATACTTATATGAATTTTTTTGTAATCAAGGGACTTGAATATTGTGGTCGTGCAAATATTGCAAGAGAATTTACCATAAGACATTTGTATTATATATTAGACACTTTAATGCCTTTTAATAAAATTAAAGGGCACATTTGGGAAGCTTATAAACCTATGCAAGAAGGACCTGCATATTTTGATTCTAATAAAAAAACTTATACTGAGAAAGGTCTTATTTGTTATCTTGCGCTTTTTAGTATTAGCTTGATGATAGAAAATATTATTGGGCTTACAATTAGCTTGCCTGATAAAACTGTATATTGGAACATACCTACTCTTGAGATTATGGGGATAGAAAGCTTATCTCTTAAAAAGAATCAAACTACAATAATTTGCAATAAAGGGAAAAGAGGCTGGGAAATAAAAATGGAATCTGAAAAACTTTATTATTTTACAATAAATATATTAAATAAAAAAGAAAAAACCCTTCCTATTCCTTCAGGAAGATGTTCTATGTTGCTGGATAAGCTTTGA
- the bmpB gene encoding nucleoside ABC transporter substrate-binding protein BmpB, giving the protein MRIAIFIFGILLTSCFSRNEIEYGSRKIKISMLVDGVLDDKSFNSSANEALLRLKKDFPESVEKVFSSAVSGVYSSYVSDLDSLKANGSDLIWLVGYKLTDASLSVSSENPEISYGIIDPIYGDDVQIPKNLIAVVFRVEQGAFLAGYIAAKKSFSGKIGFIGGVKGDIVDAFRYGYEAGAKYANKDIQIISEYSNSFSDVDIGRVIASKMYSKGIDVIHFAAGLAGIGVIEAAKNLGDGYYVIGADQDQSHLAPKNFITSVIKNVGDALYLITSEYIKNNDVWEGGKVVQMGLRDGVVGLPNANEFEYIKVLERKIINKEIIVPCNQEGYEIFIKQILKL; this is encoded by the coding sequence ATGAGGATTGCAATTTTTATATTCGGTATTTTGTTGACTTCTTGCTTTAGTAGGAATGAAATAGAGTATGGTTCAAGAAAAATTAAGATATCCATGTTGGTAGATGGTGTTCTTGATGACAAATCTTTTAATTCTAGTGCCAATGAGGCTTTATTACGCTTAAAAAAAGATTTTCCAGAAAGCGTTGAAAAAGTTTTTTCTAGTGCTGTCTCTGGAGTTTATTCTAGTTATGTTTCAGATCTTGATAGTTTAAAAGCGAATGGTTCAGACTTGATTTGGCTTGTGGGGTACAAGCTTACGGACGCATCTTTATCGGTTTCATCGGAGAATCCAGAAATTAGCTATGGAATAATAGATCCTATTTATGGTGATGATGTTCAGATTCCCAAAAATTTGATTGCTGTTGTTTTCAGAGTAGAGCAAGGTGCTTTTTTGGCTGGCTATATTGCAGCTAAAAAAAGCTTTTCTGGCAAAATAGGTTTTATAGGGGGGGTGAAGGGTGATATAGTAGACGCATTTCGTTATGGTTATGAAGCTGGTGCAAAGTATGCTAATAAAGATATACAGATTATAAGCGAATATTCCAATTCTTTTTCCGATGTTGATATTGGTAGAGTCATAGCCAGTAAAATGTATTCTAAAGGAATAGATGTAATTCATTTTGCAGCTGGTTTGGCAGGAATTGGTGTTATTGAAGCAGCAAAAAACCTTGGTGATGGTTACTATGTTATTGGAGCTGATCAGGATCAGTCACATCTTGCTCCTAAAAATTTTATTACTTCTGTTATAAAAAACGTTGGGGACGCATTGTATTTGATTACTAGTGAATATATTAAAAATAATGATGTTTGGGAAGGTGGAAAGGTTGTTCAAATGGGATTAAGAGATGGTGTTGTTGGGCTTCCTAATGCGAATGAATTTGAATACATAAAAGTTCTTGAGAGAAAAATAATCAATAAAGAGATCATTGTTCCTTGCAATCAGGAGGGCTATGAAATTTTTATAAAACAAATATTGAAGTTGTAA
- the bmpA gene encoding nucleoside ABC transporter substrate-binding protein BmpA: protein MNKLLLLILFDTIIFLSCSGKGSLESEIPKVSLIIDGTFDDKSFNESALNGIKKVKEEFKIELVLKESSSNSYLSDLEGLKDAGSDLIWLIGYRFSDVAKAASLQNSDMKYAIVDPVYSSDTIPANLVGMTFRAQEGAFLTGYIASKLSKTGKIGFLGGIESEIVDAFRYGYEAGAKYANKDIKISAQYIGSFADIEAGRSVATRMYSDEIDIIHHAAGLGGIGAIEVAKELGSGHYIIGVDEDQSYLAPNNVITSTTKDVGRSLNIFTSNYLKTNTFEGGKLINYGLKEGVVGFVRNPKMIPFELEKEIDSLSNKIINKEIIVPSNKESYEKFLKEFI from the coding sequence ATGAATAAATTATTGTTGTTGATTTTGTTTGATACTATTATTTTTTTATCTTGTAGTGGCAAGGGTAGTCTTGAGAGTGAAATTCCTAAGGTATCTTTAATAATTGATGGAACTTTTGATGATAAATCTTTTAATGAGAGTGCTTTAAATGGTATAAAAAAAGTTAAAGAGGAGTTTAAGATTGAACTTGTTTTAAAAGAATCCTCATCAAATTCTTATTTATCTGATCTTGAAGGGCTTAAAGATGCAGGTTCAGATTTAATTTGGCTTATTGGGTATAGATTTAGCGATGTGGCCAAGGCTGCTTCTCTTCAAAATTCTGATATGAAATATGCAATTGTTGATCCTGTTTATTCTAGCGATACTATTCCTGCAAATTTGGTGGGTATGACCTTTAGAGCTCAAGAAGGTGCATTTTTAACAGGTTATATTGCTTCTAAACTTTCTAAAACGGGTAAAATTGGATTTTTAGGGGGAATAGAAAGTGAGATAGTAGATGCTTTCAGGTATGGTTATGAGGCTGGTGCTAAGTATGCCAACAAAGACATAAAGATATCTGCTCAGTATATTGGTAGTTTCGCCGACATTGAAGCTGGTAGAAGTGTTGCAACTAGAATGTATTCTGATGAGATAGACATTATTCATCATGCGGCAGGTCTTGGAGGAATTGGAGCTATTGAAGTTGCAAAAGAACTTGGTTCTGGGCATTACATTATTGGAGTTGATGAGGATCAATCATATCTTGCTCCGAATAATGTAATAACATCTACAACTAAAGATGTTGGTAGATCTTTAAATATTTTTACATCTAACTATTTAAAGACTAATACTTTCGAAGGTGGCAAATTAATAAATTATGGCCTTAAAGAAGGAGTTGTGGGGTTTGTAAGAAATCCTAAGATGATTCCTTTTGAACTTGAAAAAGAAATTGATAGTCTTTCTAATAAAATAATCAACAAAGAAATTATTGTTCCATCTAATAAAGAAAGTTATGAGAAATTTCTTAAGGAGTTTATTTGA
- the bmpC gene encoding nucleoside ABC transporter substrate-binding protein BmpC: MFKRFIFITLSLLVFSCFKSNKKSIKSDKVVVGVLANGSFYDKGYNQSVHNGVVKLKDNFGIKLITKSLRPYPIEGKRLLTVAEAMEEDAYEVQKNPLNIFWMIGHQFSGLSIKLSYERPDIYYGIIDAFDYGDIQVPKNSLAIKFRNEEVAFLAGYIAAKMSRKEKIGFLTGPMSEHLNDFKFGFKAGIFYANPKLRLISKKAPSLFDKEKGKTMALFMYKEDKVGVIFPIAGITGLGVYDAAKELGPRYYVIGMNQDQSYIAPQNVITSILKDIGKVIYSISSEYINNGVFKGGIVIDRGLKEGVIEIVKDPDVLNDRLVDEVVDLENKIISGEIIVPDSEYAFDLFKSKL, encoded by the coding sequence TTGTTTAAAAGGTTTATTTTTATTACTTTATCTTTATTAGTATTTTCTTGTTTTAAATCTAATAAAAAATCTATTAAATCTGACAAGGTTGTTGTAGGTGTTTTGGCTAATGGTAGCTTTTATGATAAAGGCTATAATCAAAGCGTTCATAATGGTGTTGTAAAACTTAAAGATAATTTTGGGATAAAACTTATAACTAAATCTTTAAGGCCTTACCCTATTGAGGGCAAAAGACTCCTTACTGTTGCTGAGGCAATGGAAGAGGATGCTTATGAGGTTCAAAAAAATCCTTTAAATATTTTTTGGATGATTGGACACCAATTTTCTGGCTTGTCAATTAAGCTTTCCTATGAACGTCCAGATATTTATTATGGTATTATAGATGCTTTTGATTATGGTGATATTCAAGTTCCTAAGAATTCCTTGGCTATTAAGTTTAGAAATGAAGAAGTTGCATTTTTGGCTGGGTATATTGCTGCTAAGATGAGCAGAAAAGAAAAGATTGGGTTTTTAACAGGTCCTATGAGCGAGCATTTAAATGATTTTAAGTTTGGCTTTAAGGCTGGAATTTTTTATGCCAATCCTAAATTAAGATTGATTTCAAAAAAAGCACCTTCTCTTTTTGATAAAGAGAAGGGCAAAACAATGGCCCTATTTATGTATAAAGAGGATAAAGTAGGTGTTATTTTCCCAATAGCCGGTATAACTGGTCTTGGAGTTTATGATGCTGCTAAGGAGCTTGGACCTAGATATTATGTTATTGGTATGAATCAAGATCAATCATATATTGCACCTCAAAATGTTATTACTTCTATACTTAAGGATATTGGTAAGGTTATTTATTCTATTTCATCAGAGTATATTAATAATGGAGTTTTTAAGGGTGGAATTGTTATTGATCGGGGGCTAAAGGAAGGAGTAATAGAAATTGTTAAGGATCCTGATGTTTTAAATGATAGATTAGTTGATGAAGTTGTTGATTTAGAAAATAAAATAATAAGTGGAGAAATTATTGTTCCTGATAGTGAATATGCATTTGATTTATTTAAATCAAAGTTATAA
- the bmpD gene encoding nucleoside ABC transporter substrate-binding protein BmpD, translated as MLKKVYYFLIFLFIVACSGSDDSKSEVKTVSLIVDGAFDDKGFNESSSKAIRQLKADLNINIIEKSSTGNAYLGDIANLEDGNSNLIWGVGFKLSDILFQRASENAAVNYAIIEGFYDEIQIPKNLLNISFRSEEVAFLAGYFASKASKTGKIGFVGGVRGKVLESFMYGYEAGAKYANSNIKVTPQYVGTFGDVGLGRSTASNMYRDGVDIIFAAAGLSGIGVIEAAKELGPDHYIIGVDQDQSYLAPNNVIVSAVKKVDSLIYGLTKNYLETGVLDGGKTMFFGLKEDGLDLVLNENLRSDFSEVYNKSLKIGQSIMNGIIKVPYDKTSYDNFILQMEN; from the coding sequence GTGTTAAAAAAAGTTTATTATTTTTTAATTTTTTTGTTTATTGTTGCTTGTTCTGGCTCTGATGATAGTAAGTCAGAGGTAAAAACAGTTTCGCTTATAGTCGATGGTGCTTTTGATGATAAAGGATTTAATGAAAGTTCTTCTAAGGCGATAAGGCAATTAAAGGCAGATTTAAATATAAATATAATTGAAAAATCTTCTACAGGTAATGCTTATTTGGGAGATATTGCAAACTTAGAGGATGGTAATTCAAATTTGATTTGGGGAGTTGGTTTTAAATTGTCAGACATTCTTTTCCAAAGAGCTAGTGAGAATGCTGCTGTTAATTATGCAATTATAGAAGGATTTTATGATGAAATTCAAATACCCAAAAATCTTCTTAATATTAGTTTTAGATCTGAAGAGGTAGCTTTTTTAGCAGGATACTTTGCGTCAAAGGCTTCTAAAACTGGTAAGATCGGATTTGTTGGGGGAGTGAGGGGAAAAGTTTTAGAATCTTTTATGTACGGATATGAAGCTGGTGCTAAGTATGCAAACTCTAATATTAAAGTGACCCCCCAATACGTTGGTACATTTGGAGACGTTGGACTTGGACGCTCAACGGCATCTAATATGTATCGAGATGGGGTTGATATCATATTTGCAGCTGCAGGTCTTTCTGGTATAGGAGTAATTGAGGCCGCAAAAGAATTAGGGCCCGATCATTATATTATTGGAGTAGATCAGGATCAATCATATCTTGCCCCTAATAATGTTATTGTTTCTGCTGTAAAGAAAGTTGATTCATTAATATATGGTTTAACAAAAAATTATTTAGAAACTGGAGTTTTGGATGGAGGTAAGACCATGTTTTTTGGGCTTAAAGAAGATGGTCTTGATTTGGTTTTAAATGAAAACTTAAGATCAGATTTTTCTGAAGTTTATAACAAATCGTTGAAAATCGGGCAAAGTATAATGAATGGTATAATAAAAGTGCCTTATGACAAGACATCTTATGATAACTTTATTTTGCAAATGGAAAATTAA